Proteins encoded in a region of the Oncorhynchus clarkii lewisi isolate Uvic-CL-2024 chromosome 18, UVic_Ocla_1.0, whole genome shotgun sequence genome:
- the LOC139373630 gene encoding 1-acylglycerol-3-phosphate O-acyltransferase ABHD5-like, with amino-acid sequence MRRMAKDLQPAEQGSGWISSWLPSWCPTSLSQLKDAEDKMLKSVKAPFSRQHVRISNGNYLWTLAFTSHIKPHSSLPPQPQPKPHPSLPHQPQPKLHPTLPPQPQPYPSLPPQPQPQPHISLPPHTQPHPSSPQPSLQPRPPLVLLHGFGGGVGLWAQNLDSLCGSGAVYALDLLGFGQSSRPLFSVDPQGAEEQFLGALDEWRDRVGLEEIVLLGHNLGGYLAAAYTLTHPHRVKHLILVEPWGFPARPESLDQEKSIPVWIRAMGAVMSPFNPLAGLRLAGPLGPMLIQTIRSDFKQKYSSVFDDNTVSDYIYHLNAQTPSGETAFRNMTVPYGWAKRPMLDRIGQIQPDIPISIIYGSRSSIDSDSGYTIQKIRPDVDIIVIRGGGHYVFADQPDDFNQNVLHILARMEGDKEKRSEEWC; translated from the exons ATGAGGAGGATGGCGAAGGATCTGCAACCAGCCGAGCAAGG GTCTGGGTGGATCTCCAGTTGGCTTCCATCCTGGtgtcccacctccctctctcagctgAAGGACGCAGAAGACAAAATGCTCAaat CTGTGAAGGCCCCATTCTCCAGGCAGCATGTCCGGATATCCAACGGCAACTATCTCTGGACCTTAGCCTTCACCTCTCACATCAAGCCCCattcctctctcccaccccagcctcagccaaagccccatccctctctcccacaccagCCTCAACCCAAgctccatcccactctcccacCCCAGCCTCAACCCTATCCCTCTCTTccaccccagcctcagccccagccacaTATATCTCTACCACCCcatacccagccccatccctcttCTCCACAACCCTCTCTCCAGCCCCGTCCTCCCCTGGTGCTGCTCCATGGGTTTGGGGGTGGTGTGGGTTTGTGGGCCCAGAACCTGGACTCTCTGTGTGGCAGTGGAGCCGTGTACGCACTGGATCTTCTGGGGTTTGGACAGAGCAGCCGGCCCCTGTTCAGCGTGGACCCCCAGGGGGCAGAGGAGCAGTTCCTAGGGGCCTTGGACGAGTGGAGGGACAGGGTGGGCCTGGAGGAGATAGTCCTGCTGGGACACAACCTGGGAGGATACCTGGCTGCTGCTTATACACTTACACACCCacacag ggTAAAGCACTTGATCCTGGTGGAGCCCTGGGGGTTCCCGGCCCGTCCAGAGAGTCTAGATCAGGAGAAGTCTATCCCAGTGTGGATCAGAGCCATGGGGGCTGTCATGAGTCCCTTCAACCCCCTGGCTGGACTTAGACTGGCCGGACCACTGG gtcctATGTTGATCCAGACCATCAGGTCAGATTTTAAACAGAAGTACTCTTCAGTGTTTGATGACAACACCGTGTCAGACTACATCTACCATCTTAACGCACAGACACCAAG TGGTGAAACAGCGTTTAGGAACATGACAGTACCATATGGTTGGGCTAAGAGACCAATGTTAGATCGTATTGGACAGATCCAACCAGACATTCCAATATCCATCATCTATGGGTCCCGATCCAGTATCGACAGCGACTCGGGATACACTATCCAGAAAATCCGACCAGATGTGGACATCATT gtgATAAGGGGAGGAGGTCACTATGTGTTTGCTGACCAGCCAGACGACTTCAATCAGAACGTTCTTCACATCCTGGCCAGGATGGAGGGAGATaaggagaagaggagtgaggagtggtgTTGA